The Synechocystis sp. PCC 6714 genome includes the window GGGTTAAAAGGGCATCGAGAATGGTATCGGAAATTTGGTCACATACCTTATCGGGATGGCCTTCCGTCACCGACTCGGAAGTAAATAAATAACGCTTAGACAAAGTCTTCAGTCCTCGTACACGAAAAGGCTATTGGGCAAACAAGACCTTCAACAAAGCTTGTTAAGCTAAATTAACATTTCATCATACAGGCTGATTGAAAGTTTGGGTTTGTGGCTTCCGCCTTTAGTGGGTCACTGCAATGACTGACAAATCTAGCGATGGGGTTAGGTTCTGTTGAGCTTGGAGAGCTTTTGCTAATAATTCCGGCCCCGAACAGGAGAGTAAATGGGAATCACTCAGGGTGCGTCGCCAGAATTTAGCCCCCGGCTGACCGTTGAATAAGCTCAGTAAATGACGGGTAATTTGGTTAAGGCGATCGCCGTGTTGTAAACGCTCTTCCACATAAGGCAACATAAGTTCAATAATTTCTGCTCGGCTGGGCACCAAATTTGTTTTTTGGTAGATATCCCGGTCCACCGTGGCGAAAAGGTAAGGATTTTCGTAGGCGGCCCGGCCCACCATCACTGCATCCACACGGCTGAGATGTCGGCGAATTTGCTCAATTTGGGTAATGCCGCCATTGATTTCGATAAATAATTGGGGAAAGTCCTTTTTTAATTGATAAATATCTTCGTAACGTAGGGGGGGAATGGTGCGATTTTCCTTGGGACTAAGACCCTGGAGCCAAGCTTTACGGGCGTGGACGGTGAATCTTTGACAACCGGCGTTGGCCACAATTTCGACAAAATGCACTAAATCTTCATAACTGTCCTGGTTATCAATGCCAATGCGATGTTTAACGGTGACGGGAATTTCCACCGCCCTTTGCATCACTTGCACACATTGGGCCACCAAACCCGGTTGAGCCATTAAACAGGCTCCAAAATTGCCGCTTTGCACCCGATCGCTGGGACAACCCACGTTTAAATTGATTTCGTCATAGCCCCAATCCTGGCCAATGCGGGCACATTCCGCTAGTAGTCGGGGATCATCGCCTCCCAATTGCAACGCTACGGGTTTTTCCTCTGGGCTAAAATCCAATAACCTATGGCGATCGCCGTGGAGGATGGCCTGGGCAGTAATCATTTCGGTGTACAGCAGAATGTAGCGGGTTAACTGCCGTAGAAAATAACGAAAATGGCGATCGGTGTGATCCATCATCGGGGCCACACTGAGGGGATTAACGGCAAAATCAGGGAAAACTTTTGTCATTCAGGGCAATACTTACGTTAAATCGGTCTCTATTCCAACTTCATCCACCAATGCCGGCAGATCCAGAGTGGCATAAATTTCTGCTAAGGGAATTTCTAGGTTAAGGGCCTCAATGTCGGCGATCGCCTCCAGGCCCTCATAGGACTTCAGCAACCAAAAATTCTGGGGAGTACGCTGGAAACACTCCACCAAATATTTTTGGGCATTGACCAAAATGTAAGCCTGTAAGCTAGGCAAAGTGCGGTAGTCCTGAAACTTTTGGCCCCGGTCAAAGCCTTCCGTGGATTCTGACAAAACCTCAATAATCACCCTGGGATATTGAGCTATAGAGGAATTGACATCATCATTGTCTTCGCAAGCAACAACAACATCTGGGTAGTAGTAACGTCTCTGATTTAAAAGCATCACCCTGATGTCCGCCATAAATACCTGACAATTATTCCCCATCAATCGGGAGCGCAAAGCTAAAGCTAAATTAAGAGAAATTATGTTGTGGGCCTTGGTTGACCCGGCCATGGCGTAAATCTGGCCATCTATGTATTCATGCCTAACATCACTGCGGCTTTCCAGCTCTAGGTAATCTTCAGGGGAAAAGTATTCATTGGAGGAGAGAGCAATCATAGATCCTGAATATCCTGCAAAGTTTGCGGAACCTGTTTGTCCCCATTCTATTGCGCTACTCCCTTTCGTTAAATATCTTTACGATCGCCATTGGCCAGCCATGGGGAGCTAGAATACAG containing:
- a CDS encoding Uma2 family endonuclease; this encodes MIALSSNEYFSPEDYLELESRSDVRHEYIDGQIYAMAGSTKAHNIISLNLALALRSRLMGNNCQVFMADIRVMLLNQRRYYYPDVVVACEDNDDVNSSIAQYPRVIIEVLSESTEGFDRGQKFQDYRTLPSLQAYILVNAQKYLVECFQRTPQNFWLLKSYEGLEAIADIEALNLEIPLAEIYATLDLPALVDEVGIETDLT
- the dusA gene encoding tRNA dihydrouridine(20/20a) synthase DusA, with protein sequence MTKVFPDFAVNPLSVAPMMDHTDRHFRYFLRQLTRYILLYTEMITAQAILHGDRHRLLDFSPEEKPVALQLGGDDPRLLAECARIGQDWGYDEINLNVGCPSDRVQSGNFGACLMAQPGLVAQCVQVMQRAVEIPVTVKHRIGIDNQDSYEDLVHFVEIVANAGCQRFTVHARKAWLQGLSPKENRTIPPLRYEDIYQLKKDFPQLFIEINGGITQIEQIRRHLSRVDAVMVGRAAYENPYLFATVDRDIYQKTNLVPSRAEIIELMLPYVEERLQHGDRLNQITRHLLSLFNGQPGAKFWRRTLSDSHLLSCSGPELLAKALQAQQNLTPSLDLSVIAVTH